A window of the Candidatus Eremiobacteraceae bacterium genome harbors these coding sequences:
- a CDS encoding cysteine hydrolase family protein — protein MKGPTALLVIDVQTGIYDTHPPWDGWPQVLERICDLVGRARTANAPVIYVQHDGEIGDRLQAGTAGWELHPALDRTAATAVVRKTASDAFYQTTLLDELEKHDIKSLVVAGCMTQFCVESTCRRAVSLGFDVALVGDAHATADSGLLDAAQIIGHHNRTLDGLSAGKAEISVMPCEAISFG, from the coding sequence ATGAAGGGACCAACCGCGTTGCTGGTCATCGACGTTCAGACGGGAATCTATGACACACATCCGCCGTGGGATGGCTGGCCGCAGGTGTTGGAACGCATCTGCGATCTCGTCGGCAGAGCGCGGACGGCGAACGCTCCCGTCATCTACGTGCAGCACGACGGTGAGATAGGTGATCGACTTCAAGCGGGGACCGCTGGATGGGAACTGCATCCGGCGCTTGATCGGACCGCTGCAACGGCGGTCGTACGAAAGACCGCAAGCGACGCATTCTATCAAACGACACTCTTGGACGAACTCGAGAAGCACGACATCAAATCGCTCGTCGTCGCCGGATGCATGACGCAATTTTGCGTGGAGTCCACCTGTAGACGCGCAGTTTCGCTCGGATTTGATGTCGCGCTCGTTGGGGACGCGCACGCGACCGCCGACTCCGGTTTGCTGGATGCAGCGCAGATCATCGGCCACCATAATCGAACACTCGACGGGCTCAGCGCCGGCAAAGCCGAGATCAGCGTGATGCCGTGCGAGGCGATCTCGTTCGGCTAA
- a CDS encoding tetratricopeptide repeat protein, translating to MTDANADWEKRLSDLWTAIDDHDENEFVALVDRLAAELPPGSAIGFFERAGARDSTGHPDLAAPLYKAALDGGLTGERRRRAIIQLASSLRNLGNPHDAVVLLRAELDAADDVLNGAVRAFLALALVDVGHEREAVAVALEALSEYLPRYNLSVSRYAQELTTETP from the coding sequence GTGACCGACGCAAATGCAGATTGGGAAAAGCGGCTTTCAGACCTGTGGACAGCGATCGACGACCACGACGAGAACGAGTTTGTGGCTTTGGTCGACAGATTGGCCGCTGAGCTGCCTCCTGGAAGCGCGATTGGATTCTTTGAGCGTGCCGGAGCGCGCGATTCCACCGGGCACCCCGATCTCGCGGCACCGCTCTACAAGGCCGCATTGGACGGAGGTTTGACGGGCGAGCGTCGCCGGCGCGCAATCATTCAGCTGGCCAGCTCGCTTCGGAATCTTGGAAATCCTCATGACGCGGTGGTATTGCTCCGGGCCGAGCTGGACGCCGCAGACGATGTGTTAAATGGCGCCGTTCGCGCCTTCCTGGCGCTTGCGCTTGTGGATGTAGGCCACGAGCGCGAAGCGGTTGCGGTCGCCCTAGAAGCCCTTTCAGAATACTTGCCGCGTTACAATCTGTCCGTCTCTCGCTACGCGCAAGAACTCACAACGGAAACCCCGTAG
- a CDS encoding helix-turn-helix transcriptional regulator codes for MDDVFKALADATRRLLLDRLYRKDGQTLTELDHGLTMTRFGTMKHLRILEDAGLVVTRRAGRFKRHYLNPVPIQRLHDRWVSKYALPWASALSGLKEHMEGNK; via the coding sequence ATGGACGACGTCTTCAAGGCCCTTGCCGACGCAACGCGACGTCTACTACTTGATCGATTATATCGAAAAGACGGGCAAACGCTCACCGAACTCGATCATGGTCTGACGATGACTCGCTTCGGAACAATGAAGCACTTGCGGATTCTCGAAGATGCCGGCCTCGTGGTCACACGCAGAGCCGGGCGGTTCAAGCGCCACTACCTAAACCCGGTGCCGATCCAGCGTCTTCATGATCGATGGGTTAGCAAGTATGCACTTCCGTGGGCGAGCGCGCTCAGTGGATTGAAGGAACATATGGAGGGAAATAAATGA
- a CDS encoding SRPBCC family protein produces the protein MKTGTELKHVYEVYIRTTPDKLWQALTDGKAARQYFFGGAYKSDWKAGSSMDLNDETGVTMLKNKIIEIDPPRKLVHTFSSQVEDEQRKDRPSRVTWLIEPMGDVVKLTVSHDDFDDETSTFKSTGSGWNVVLSGLKTLLETGQPLNVPMPG, from the coding sequence ATGAAAACGGGAACCGAACTGAAGCATGTCTACGAGGTTTATATCCGCACCACGCCAGATAAACTATGGCAGGCGCTCACCGATGGGAAAGCGGCCAGACAATATTTCTTCGGCGGCGCGTATAAATCGGATTGGAAAGCCGGCTCGTCGATGGACCTCAATGACGAGACGGGCGTCACAATGCTCAAGAACAAGATCATAGAAATCGACCCTCCCCGCAAGCTCGTCCACACGTTCTCATCACAGGTCGAGGATGAACAACGAAAGGATCGTCCCTCGCGCGTGACTTGGCTCATCGAACCAATGGGCGATGTGGTCAAACTCACCGTCAGTCACGACGACTTCGATGACGAAACTTCTACGTTCAAATCGACTGGAAGCGGGTGGAACGTGGTGCTGTCAGGATTGAAAACGCTTCTCGAAACTGGCCAACCACTGAACGTCCCCATGCCTGGCTAA
- a CDS encoding delta-60 repeat domain-containing protein, whose product MKLKQGIMRVCVTAFFIVAPSVAAAAPGSLDPTFGQGGFVLFPHAAYAAVDVKIQANGRILVSGDMPGTANAIGGFSVVRLLANGRSDNQFGNAGLAAAPFNSGVNDANSMAIQPDGKIVAAGVTDQDLPSHPRAMAIARFAQNGSLDPHFGSGGTEQLIVDGSTNSSAYVALLLPNGKILIGGGATFPTGQIGVVVRLNPNGTVDPTFGDSGVAKTGGAFLVTGIGLQQDGKIVALSGNTAIRFLKNGTIDPQRARGRLIALAHFGTAMLTPAEKILDALEVRDSQSGNDFDTQAFRLFPDGTNDPSFVSPIFDFLNSQNDVYQNIPFAIALQGDGSVVIAGSGQDTNAVDEGALARLAPTGPLDQSFGQNGIVASVLDGNDQFTTMALQQDGKIVAAGLSFANNGDLVIARYLSR is encoded by the coding sequence ATGAAGCTCAAGCAGGGAATCATGCGGGTGTGCGTCACCGCGTTTTTCATCGTTGCGCCGTCGGTGGCCGCCGCTGCGCCCGGCTCCCTCGATCCCACCTTTGGTCAGGGCGGTTTCGTGCTGTTTCCCCACGCGGCGTATGCCGCGGTCGACGTCAAGATTCAGGCAAACGGGCGAATTCTGGTCTCCGGCGACATGCCCGGAACGGCGAACGCGATCGGCGGCTTTTCAGTTGTGCGGCTGCTCGCGAACGGGCGCAGCGACAACCAATTCGGAAACGCCGGGTTGGCGGCGGCGCCTTTCAACTCCGGCGTCAACGATGCGAACTCGATGGCCATTCAACCGGACGGGAAGATCGTCGCCGCAGGCGTCACCGATCAGGACCTGCCCTCGCATCCGAGGGCCATGGCGATCGCCCGCTTCGCGCAGAACGGCTCGCTCGATCCGCACTTCGGATCCGGAGGCACCGAGCAACTTATCGTCGACGGATCGACGAATTCGAGTGCCTACGTCGCTCTGCTCCTCCCGAATGGCAAGATTCTGATCGGCGGCGGCGCGACATTCCCAACCGGTCAAATCGGCGTCGTCGTCCGCCTCAATCCCAACGGCACGGTCGACCCGACGTTCGGCGATTCCGGCGTCGCAAAAACCGGTGGCGCGTTCTTAGTCACCGGAATCGGCTTGCAGCAGGACGGCAAAATCGTAGCATTGAGCGGGAATACCGCAATCCGCTTTTTGAAAAACGGCACGATCGATCCGCAACGCGCACGCGGCAGGCTTATCGCGCTGGCCCACTTCGGCACTGCCATGTTGACGCCGGCTGAGAAGATCCTCGACGCGCTCGAAGTCCGCGACTCGCAATCGGGCAACGACTTCGACACGCAGGCCTTCCGGTTATTCCCCGACGGCACAAACGATCCGTCGTTCGTCAGTCCGATTTTCGATTTTCTGAATAGCCAGAACGACGTTTATCAAAACATTCCGTTCGCCATCGCGCTTCAAGGCGACGGGTCGGTGGTGATCGCGGGGTCGGGGCAAGACACGAACGCGGTTGACGAGGGAGCTCTCGCGCGACTCGCGCCGACGGGACCGCTCGACCAATCCTTCGGGCAGAACGGCATCGTGGCCAGCGTGCTCGATGGCAACGATCAGTTCACGACCATGGCGCTGCAGCAGGACGGCAAGATCGTCGCCGCAGGCCTCTCGTTCGCAAACAACGGCGACTTGGTGATCGCCCGCTACCTCTCACGCTGA